In the Bombus fervidus isolate BK054 chromosome 13, iyBomFerv1, whole genome shotgun sequence genome, ttcttaaatcCCACTAGTAAGCTCTTTAtccgattaaaataaaaatgagattaaaatataaagaaaataaaaaaaagatcgcAGCAGGGTTAAATTCAAACTGGTTAGTCGAACGAATAGAAAATCGAACTTTTATTCCATCCTTTCATTCCGTTATTCTTAGAATCGGTATTAAGAGTAATCGATATAAAATTGGATAATACCAGGACTTTTTACTGGCATAGTTCACGGAACTTTTATCGAAGCGATCATTGACGTGGTCTGGCTTCTCCGCGTCTGGTTcctcgttaaatattaatccCCTAATTCGATCCACTTGCGCCTTAAGCATCGTGAGAGGGCAGAGACTGTGCTTCCGTATTCCTGGCAAGAACACTACGGTTGCAACTGTCACCTGAACGGTAACGGGTTTTATGGTGTCCTGGTTCTGCCGGCGCTAGTTTTACGACCTCCCCCATTGGCTACAGCGGTTGCCCTATAGTATAGTTACGCCGAAGTGAAGGTCGATACGACTCCTCCTGGAGCATGCTAGCTCTCTGTTCGATATTTTCCTTGGCTATCCAAGAATCCGCTCAACTTGAGAGTagagaattattattacatcgGTGCATATAAAATACCGCTCTTCTTTTTAAACTTTGAATTTTAGTGGGACAAACTATCCATATAATTTCGTTCTATTGCCAATCGTCAAATACGTtggaaatgaagaaatttgCTGTAAAACACGTACATAGATGTGTGAAATACtaaaacgatttataataaaaatattacaatttcgtCTAAGGTCTACATTTGGAAAATGTGGTATTAAAATTGCTGGTAACATAGAAGCATTTGAAGAAGTTCAAAgatattcttatttaattatttagtcAATTTGAATTATCAGAGGTACTGTAACAGTTTTATTTCGAGAGTGTTTCATTTTAGAACCAATAATTTGCATAAGTCTGAACTAATCGATTACTCTGCCAGTGTATTGAATGACAAGTAGAAATTCGATTAAATATATGATTCTTTACATAAACAATGTGCGGCAAAAGTTTTCTTTGATAAAACGATACTGCAGATGTATCGAATTGAAGTACGCCGTACAATTAGAAACGCAGTCTGATGGTTTGGGCAATTTATTCTAAATTCCTCTTACAATTTTAGTATCACTCTCATTTGGTCGAACTATAGATTTCCTGGCTCACAATACAGACCGAATAAACTAAACACTCTCACATTCCTCAAAGACATCGACCCCGCAAGACATTCCATCCACATCAGGCCAAGCTGATTAAAATGAAACCCGAGGGCCACACGCTGATAAGCCAAGCCACAACATAAACAAAACTCGAACGTTTAATTAGATCCAGCCAGAGCCACCAATAAAACCAATTACGGACTCCCTAAACACACCCGTTGCCCCAGCAAGCGCACCAAGGCACGTTTCCACTGCTGGTACTTGCTTTCCTTGCCTTCACGCTGCCAATCTCTCTGCTGCTAACAGAATTAGTCCTCTCCCTCTCTGAATTCAGCACCATCGCCTCCTTTTCTCTACCAATATCCAAGCTGCCACTTCTAACTGTCCTCATTGAAGTCAACGAAGGCCTCTTCTTAGCGTTGAAGTAGAGAGACACCCTTCTCATCTGTTCCTTCTTGGGCGAATCTTGACCAGACGAAGACGATCTGCTCTCGTTTTTGTCCTCCTGACCCTCTGATGTAGTCGTAGTGATACTAAGTCTCGTAGGCTTCTTTCGTGTCGATTTTCCAGGAGACTCTGGCATTTCCGACGACGTGACGCTACTCTGTTTCTTATACTTCCTTTGAACAGTAGGTGACGCAGGTTTTTGCTCCTTATTGGCACTACACTTTTCTTTTctgatcgttctcttcctacGTCCACTTGGTGTACTCGGTACACTTCCTTCGTGAGGAAACACGTGTTCGTCTTCTTGATGAGAATCTCCATCTATGGAGGTCTGTGTCTGAGCTGGCACCTTCAATGTTAGGTTGTCGTAGTACATCATCCCTCTTTGTGGATACAAGCCTCCTCTTGGCAAAAATGGCACGTTCTGATACAAATTCTGTGTATGTAAATAGGGATTGGTATTTAACCTACGCATAGTGTTGAATTCGTAAGGAGTAGGTGGACCTACTAAAGTATGCGGACTCGGTCTTTCAAAAGACGTTACCTGAATCTGAGGCTTGCTCGTTGGAGACATCAGTTTTCCATTCATTAGTTGGTTAGATGGGATTAAGAGACGGTTCTTGTCAGACTGAACCGGTCTGTACCTTTCTGAAAAAGGAACTCTGTTGAAGGTGGGCACTTCAGATTGCGGTGGGTAGCAGCACAGGTTGTCATCGTTCACTTGGACGGACAGCGGTCTGGTGACGGTGTTCTGGTTCATGTAGCTGGTAGACGGCTCGAAACTTCGTAGAAAGGGGTTCTTGAAGAGTCGATAGTCTATGGTGGGTAACTTGGGGATTTCTGGGATGTCGGGGCTCACCGCCTGTTCCACGCGAGGCGCCTTCAGAGTAACGTTCAGGTACGATTTGTATGGCTTCGAGTCTGATATATTATCCAAAGTGTTGTCACTTCGGGTCAATATTTGTTGCTTACCATTAGATTGATTGACCGAAGCGGTGTGAGACTTACTAGGCAAATCCTGCCACGACATCGACTTTGTCAATTGATTGGTCGTGCCTGGTTTGACTTCAGTGATTAGTAAGTTGTCTGTACTTAGGAACGTCCTCTGTTCACTTTTATCATTGAACAGATTGCCCTCGTATGGAATTGCTCCATCAACGTATAGATCAACCGATCCCTTCTGAGATGTGAACTGACTTTTTGAGATTACAGTGGATCCAGTCTTGCCACTACTAGAACTATTCCCAGTTCCAAAGTGACTGACAGTCGGCGAGGATTCTTCAGtctgtttctttaatttcgaAGGCAGTGGAGCAAAAAAATGCTTCGGTTTCTCGGCTCCTGATAACCCAGGACTCTCTTCTGTCTCTATCTTCGTTGCATCACTAGCACTCAGTTCCGTTGGTCCCTTCATATTTGGCAAGTTTGCATTTGTACTCCAACCATTTTCAATCATCTTCTCCGAATTCTGTCGGCTATTTCCAAAGAATGTCGAGTTGAGTGGATTACTTGACAGTTTTAGGCCAACACCTCTTCTTTGCACAAAGCTTGGAAAATTAGGAAAACCACCGATGGTCGGTGCGAATTGTTGCTTTAATTGCTCCTGGTGAATTGTAGCAAAGTTCTGCATACTTGGTGTTCCGTCAGTATCAGTTGCTCCATACGTGGTCACCTGTGTCTGAGGCATTATAACGTTACTTTGCCAGCCTGCAGGAGGCGCGTGTATTATTTGATCGTTGATTCCATTCATAGCTGGACCTGCTAGATTCGATATTGTGCCTATTCGGTCTGCATTTATTCTCGGACACGGGGAAGTTAGCATCGTTGATGCATCAGCAGGCAGCATTAGGTTTAGCGTGCTTGGGAACTTGAAAGGATACTCGTTATAGTAAGCAGAGCTACCTAAGCAAGTCGATGATTGATAGGTGCCAGGACAGAAGGGGATGTTGTCGTGAAGTTGCCTCGACTTTAGGATAGAAAGTGGACTTTTTTGCTCTTTGGATTGCAGAACATCTTCCGAAGAAGCTTCCTTTTTATCCTTGTCTCGTTTCGGCTCTTCCTCTTCGTCGACCACTGATAAGTCGTCGAAGTCTACGTGTAGCCTATGGAGCCCGTTACTGGTCATTTTCTCCGTGGAAATCTTCTGATTTTCCGCGTTGTCTAATTGCTCAGATTTTTCGGGTTCCTTGGTGGTATCTTCGCCGTCCTCGCTGAGCTCTTCGTCCTCCTCGAAGGAGTAATCAGATTGCAGACCGCCATCCTCATCGGAGCGATCCTGAAATGTATAAACCTTTGAATCTCTTAATTATTCTAATCTGTGACACTTTTTGTACATACCatgtacattttaatttctattaaaaatactgtttttataaatttcgtaACAAGTACTTCTGAATTTTTACATCGATGTTCAAATTGATTAATTCCATCAATACATTTTGTAATAACTTCTCTCTGGTCTTCTTGTATGCAAccaatcaaattttatatattgatacgTAGACTACAATTATTACACTGCTTAAAACAACCAAGGAATCACTGCTATAAGCGATTCGGTTACACCAATCAGGAGAATAGAGTCGTCGTAGCATCCTTTAGAAACAACAGATtgatatacgtataatgttacTTATATGATACTTTGATAAAGATCGACTTTAAGTCATTGTCCAATATTCAACTGTTTTAAGCATTGTGtaagtaattatataaattaactggttttatctaaaaattttgaaaataccaGAAATCtcaacaaaattaagaaaagaaattgtttccAGGATAAAAAATCATTCATTGATGACCACGCAAGTTCTAAGCAGATATTTATATGAGATATTAATGTATCGATATTCGATTTCGagaaagtaatttataaaCTTGTTCTCGCTAATTCCTCGCGTACATTAATTTCCCATCAGTATCCTTCAAATCAGGATACTACTGCGAAAACAAAGTTTCTGTTATCAATCAAATACGCAAAATCTGGAAAATCGACGAATCGATCAGTCATCCCTTGTCTCAATTCACAATCAACCAACTTTTGCATAGAGTTACCTCGTATTCTTCGCTTTCTGTGTGGCACTTTTGCCTCTTCAGGATCTCCTCGAGCTTGTCGTACTCGTCCCTGAGGCTCCATATCTCCCTACGCAGCTGCTCGTTCTCTCTGCGCAGCTTCTTGATGTCGTTCTGACCTGAAATCGAATTAAATtactttcctcctttttttttttttatttcaatatattccTCTACAATTTGCGCGAAATGACGTTTgacaaattattgtaaaaattacaataattattattgttattattttgtactGTAATTAGATCAAGTAGGTGTTTCTTCCTTAGAAAAccagattaaattttattcgttatcaTTGTCGGTATCGTATTTCAAAAAGGATGTTTTTTTCAATCGGGTCAAAGACACAATCTCCGTGGCTCGATTTATTTTCAAGTTCCACTTCAGTTTCATTAACGTTTCGAGATCTGGATTACGACTAGGCACGGGCCTGGAAACACACGTATCTTACTGGAAATCGAGTGAATCTAATAAAATCAATCGTGCAAAAATACCGGCAATTTTCTGCGTGTAGAAGGAGCCGCGAAAGTTAAAGAGCAAGAGTACTATACAAATATCCACAAATCAAAGTAGTTTATTTAATTGTGTCAAAAACACGAATTAGAGCTATCAATTAGTTTCATCACGTTTGAAACGATCCACCTACATAAACacaataatttaaagattCTTCGAGATCAAAGGCCCAAGCACTAAGTACACTAGGAGGGCTCTTACACTTGCAGATTCGAACCCACTGACTTCCAGCGTTTATATGTTGAACCACAATTCAAACTCTCAAAGATCAAGGCTCGAAGCTCATTTCAACGATGCTGAATCCGCTTGAAAATGCTTGGAAAACTCTACACCACGTGTTCTCTTGGAACTCGTTTTTCTCGTGGAAATCACTTAATCACGATCTGACCGTTCTGGTAACGGACAGACCGTCGGTTGCACCaatcgaaacgatcgatcatTGGTCAGGCCTGGCAACAATCTCTAACCCTTCGTCTTTCGGTGCGTCAAGGAACTGGTGATAAATCACCCACGGTGAGAGACCTTCAAATTACTTAGCCGGCAGATACGAATAAAGTTTCAGCAAAGCCTAATCTAACCGACGAAAGGCTGGCACGCcgcgaaataaatgaaaaatcgcgATAAAACGAGGCttcctttcttcgttcttgtgctttttattcttctcgtCCTACGCGCGCACTTCCAAGGCCTGCTTTTTGATCGATCGTCCGGCGAAACGGAGATTAGGAGGTCGATTAGATGGACTTCATGGATTGTTTCCATTGTGTCTGTTGGCCGTTCTCGAGTGATTAATGCGATGCTCCCTCATCGTAGAGGAAGCTCGGTGTTTAGAGGGAACACGCGAACTGCGGTTGTCTTCGCGTCTCGAGATACAGGTGCGCAGGAAGTTCGCCTGCCACTTGTCTGGCGAAGGGATTGCGACGATAAGTGGGAAGTTACTGTGTAAGGAGTACGGGAAGTTTGCGTTGTTCCGTCAGGCTTGATTTCGGCTTTCGTAAACGTGGTTCCGATTCTTGGCAATTGCTTCGGATGCTGCGATCCAGAATTGCACCAACGTTATTTTTCTAATCTGAAAGATTCTTTTGTTTTCCATATGTTTGCTTTTTTAGGCTAGGAGATTGCCACAGAGCCATAAATTAGCGATAGAGAAACCAAGGGGGGTCTAACGAACATCCCGCAGGCCATCGAAACAACAACGTAGAGAAACGTCTGTTTCAGTGTCAGAAAACAGTAACAGCATGGCCATCTCTGACTTGGACATGACGGCGACATTCCCGGCAACATCTCCTCCGTAGGAGCCAGACTCATAGTGTATAAACCTTCCTAAAATCAGCTCTCGACATTCTCTGCTCTAACACTCTGAatcgtcactctgttggattcgTACAAGAAATTTTACTACTATATCTAGAGTTCAATTCTTTACCTTATTTGTGAAACGTTCTAACTAcgacgcgaggagatcaccGGTGTCTGTGATCTGAATATGATCAGTTTGGCAGCTTGTCATTGGAAACTCTCTAGGGATAGCAAAGTTTAGAAGaatggaaataataatatttgtttattctcCGAGATCATGGACATGGAATGGATCGTGGAAAATAGAAATCTTTCCATTATCCGACTTGAAAACTCGTTTTATGGTATAGCAAAGACTTTAATAATTTGCTCAGATTTTTTGAAAGCCTGGAATAATACAAAAGCTAAGCGTGAGCATAAACGACTGCTACGTTATTtgtaatgaatatattatatgtcggGTCCTCATTATGATTagggttaggggcgtgtaatgaatcttcactGGAATTAGTCATCGTTGTTATACAATCGAGGTAATGTTGATTAGCACAAGTGTGAGTATTACAGAATTGACAAGTAACCGCGGTGATTAGACACTAATGACAATggtcttaggttcgataacgaatccgcggtcaacgggatagcATAATGTACTTTCCTGCAAAGTCTACGTTTGACTCTTTGTTAAAAACGTGAAGTATTCAGTAAGATTCAGAAGTGATCGTAAAGATGTTGTTTTTCTCGTTGATGAGATCGCACGTGCATGTTTACTGTCGGGTGCTGCTACAACTATTTCTTTctaaggagagctatacaatTAGTCTATACTTCTATTAGGTAAAAACATTCATCTCGTGACCGCGACCGGTTGTCGTCTCGAGTCCAAGCTCATTATCACAAATCTCGGACAATTATAATCGGGTTAACTTATAAAgattaaagtattggggattttcaaaagaatttcaaagggaaatgtcctttcatctccgacatatatatatatatttgtttggtCAAGGTATGACAAAAGTCTGATTGGTATGCACGATTTCCCGTTTCCATTTTGTGTTAACAGTAGAACTACCACGCCAGTTAAattgactggttttacaattttattttagaattcctacttcatgttatatttttttccaacaatgatgtaatgactttcgcaacgataattaaaagaataatataatgaattttattttgttatttatgtaatcaaactcaaaataattttgtatcaaggctacttataccaataccagtcaaagtgtaaaaaggtcctgcaatctgtttatcgaactccaattaaccagtttcctcgttttgtacaacttccacacgtttttcaaatttttactgtGTATCATTCAATATGATGATAttagttatcaggaaaattctggatcgatcgctagatgctaacactagaaacACCACACCAGTTAAaatgactggttctacaattttataaatatgtcaacTCTCGTTTAGGAATCATGGTTCCAGGtggattaataatatcaaaaatgtactacacaatatagaattcctcctgtaagaaaataataaatcaataaatataaaaatattctattattacgtattttttaaagaccactCATTTTGACTgtttttggtagaaatagcttcgtgttaactatcggtagttctagtatTAAGAATTTCCTTCAAACAGTACAAATATCGCGTATTGAAATAACAGCGagattgaaatattgaaattcgaGAATCACAGTAggatcaaaaaaaaaaaaaaaaaaaaaaaagaaaaatccttCGAAACAGCCCAGAGATTGTGTGAAAAATTTCCGATCATGTACCTATCATAAAACCGTTAGAACGTTTGATACCGGAAGCCACGCGTTCTCCATTATCCATCTCCGCGTTCGAAAACTGCCAGTCCGGTTTCATGGCCGCTTATCGGTCGCGCAAACACGCTTTATAAGCAGCCGCGTGATAACAGGCCGCTTAAGCCGCACGCGGTGCCCATTGCATGGTGGAACAAGAAAAGCCATGTGGTAAATCAGGATTAAAACGGCGCTGGCCGcttggaaatttaaataaattaaatcctTCCGGAGGTTCATAAATTCGGATTTTCCGGCTGGACACCAACGGCTATTTGGATCCTATTAAATCTCGTGCCTCTATCTCTCGGTCGTTTGCATTTTTTTCTtccgcttcttctttttctacatCCTCGCTGTATCCCCTCTTGTGCATCTCTTCCAAGAAACCTTTCCTCCACCGATATTCTCGTTTCATTCGATGTCGTGATGCTCAAGGGTTTGTGACGAATCGCTACGTCGCGTCGAGTCGAGTCAAACTCGAAACATTTCTTGTCTATTGGCCGAAACGTATCTTATATAGCACTGAGATTGACGAGGATAATGGATATAACTGTGAAAAGAGGTCGTAACTAGGGATGAATCATAGTGATGTTAGCGTGTAATGTGCGATCGTATTTACAGGCTAAATGACATTTATAAGCATCATATCTCGCGGTCTTGAGACGATACTTTGGGTTTACGAGTGTATGTAAATCCGTTTTGTAAGACGTATATATTCTAGTTTTACGCAGGATGTTTTAATAGTGAGTTTTTGTCTTGTTGAAGATAGGTTACGGTTCTTTGAAATTCGTTGGAAATTATGCTATATGATAAGTGATGCTTCTTTGGttcttacatttatttatttatttatattatttatatatagtattttatttgtattgtgTTGTGGATGTggcttattttattatatttagtgTATGGAGTGATTTTGATACCGTTGTAATAGGTATGTTAACTATAGTGATAAgttaattatatagaattaaattctTGTTTAACGTAGAGATTTATTtgcgaagaaatatttattaaatatgtcCGGATCGAAGGAAATATCTACCTATTAACGATTGTTACTTTGAAATgtcacaaaaatatattaaaaaaaaaaaaaataatacttcAAGTTGCCAGTTGTTCAGGTAtgctttaatatttctatttcaattaGCTGTTTTAAAATGTGAACTTGTTGCCGATTTGGGCGAATATCGTAACGCAACATCGTCCTTTCCAGGAAGTTATTTATTCCAGAAGGATTTCCGCGTTAGCGAAATGTCAGGGCTCCGTGGGAGTGATATTTGTAAAGATGACACGGAAGAACGTGTTCACGGCTCGTAACGCTAGTTTGTCATGCACCGAGTATTCCTTATTTCGTCGTATTTTTCTATCTGCTGAAACATTCAGCCATTTTTCAAACGCGGAAAATCTCCCAACGTTCCCTTTGCTTCCGAGAATCATTTCAACGGGACCGTCTTACGAAcgaatttaatatgaaaattgttcAACGTCGTCTAAAAATTATCTTATCGACATACAAGACGTACATCATTAGCCAGAAGCTTCGAACTGGACTCAGATATTCCATACGCAGATCTTATTAGTGAAAATCGTAGGATGCAAGCTTATCGAGTGCAATTCAAAATCATCAACTttggattaacgagaccctGTCAACCTTTCGTCCTAAAATATTATCCTGGCTGAAACCATTCTTACCCTCTAAACATGCTACCAATTAATTCAAGTCCAGAGCAGAAAATGGTGCACATAACTCCTGTCAAATTAACGCGAGACTTGAGCGTGCAATTGCCACGACAACCGTCGTATTTCGCCGTACCGCCTCCTACCAAACCATAGAAAACAAAAACGCAGCTCGTGGTTCGCCGTTCCAGctctatattaattatttcaccGGCGAGGAAAGGTTTTGTCGATCGCAACTGCGTTAGACCGGAAGAGGTACATAAACAGAGACGACGTACATTAACTCGGAGATTGGTATGCTCGATGGAAAAAGGAGAGGAAACACGGAGGCCGGCGTTCTCTCTGTTAAAGAAGAAGCTGATCAAAGCAGCAGCGCGAGCCGCGTATTTGGTTTCGTCAAGTTTCTATCGGGGTTGGGTTGCGTACGTTGGCCCCtttgaaaaatggaaattgcGTCCCGTGGATGCAAACGAACGTCGAGCAACGGCGAGGAAACGGCCGTGGGCTGTGTTTTCCCTCCCCTTTGAGCTAAAAACAAGAAATCGCGTAAGCCCGGCTTGATTGATCGCGCGCCCCTCCGCAAGAAAACTTCGCGCCTGTTTGCCCGTCATATTTACGGCCGATGTTAACGAACCAGAGGATCGGCAGAGATAGGTAGTTGAACCGGGTTTTAGGATGACGGTCTCTCTGGATGGTTCAAGCGGCTCGTGAATATTTTTAGGAATTATTGAAACTGCCGCGAGGTGTGGTTGGAAAACAGCAGAATTCAGTGGAAGGGATAGATGCGCtgaatattcgtttttaaTGAGCTAGTGCGAATCGTTCAACCTCGATTTTCGACTTTTAGATTTCGGACATAACGAGCTGAAAGATGTGCAGAGATTCGGTTGGAACAGGTTCTTTTTGGAATGACGGTTGAGCGAATATTTTGAGAGggataaaattattcgaattattGCGGCGTGTACGATTGAAAAACGgtggaaagagaaaattaatagGGTCAGAAGATATTCATTTTGATGTGAATTACCGAAAGAGCAAAATTGTCACAGTTTTTACATTTCAGATATCAAGTTTAAATATTTGGTTCTAAAACAGTgggaatatttcaattttctcgttCGAGACTATATTTGTCTATTCTTATTTTCAAATGTAAAATCGTACACTTTAAACATTACGAGCTGGAACGTGGAAAAAgagtaattgaaaatatttttagaagaaaagaattattgAAATCGTTGTGAGGTACTGTAGTTGAAAATGTAGAAAGAGGAAATTAAGagtaatacaataataatagtaatgaGTATAAAGATATTCGTTCATTTTAACGCACCATAACGATGCAAATTGTAGACATTTGAAGAAAGAGCATCAGATTTTCTGAATTTCAGACCGATTACCGAAGCTGAAACAACgggaattttgaaatttgaaaccgCAGACTTTACATTTCTTTGCGTTTCTGTCCATTCTCATTtcatctcttttatttttctttatttgaaatttttacccGAGTAAACTTATGATATTCAAATTGGGTTATATTACAAGCacaaagaaataacaaatCTTCAGTTTCCTTGCATCTTTCGAAATAATAGGACATTTTAATCAAGGAGAACAGAATCTTACACTTTCAATCTCCTTCCATTGCATTCGCTTATTTCGCATCAAAACTGAGAACTGATCTGTCAATGAGAGACTTTCATAGAATCTGCAAAGATTCCACCAACGACGGTAACTGTATTACTAGGGAAAATGCCGATCGTCTATGCTTAATGGCACGGTCGGTTCTAAGCCATAAGCTTGTAAGCTTATAATCGAACGTGACACGGGCGTCTGCCAGCGGCCAAAATTAGATCACGCCAATATCCCGTGTAAATTATCGCGATCGGGTTTGAGAGAGGCGAGACGACGTGGCAAGCTCGCAGGAAACTCGAGGAACCGATTACCATAATGCAGATTGCCTTTCGTATTTATAACCCGCGTTAATTAACTCGTCGCCTCCCGCGCGAAGATTAATCCGCCTCGGCGAGCATTCCTTCGAAGCGTTGATATTTCTACGAGATCGACCAATGATGA is a window encoding:
- the LOC139993586 gene encoding uncharacterized protein isoform X4; amino-acid sequence: MQDSQNDIKKLRRENEQLRREIWSLRDEYDKLEEILKRQKCHTESEEYEDRSDEDGGLQSDYSFEEDEELSEDGEDTTKEPEKSEQLDNAENQKISTEKMTSNGLHRLHVDFDDLSVVDEEEEPKRDKDKKEASSEDVLQSKEQKSPLSILKSRQLHDNIPFCPGTYQSSTCLGSSAYYNEYPFKFPSTLNLMLPADASTMLTSPCPRINADRIGTISNLAGPAMNGINDQIIHAPPAGWQSNVIMPQTQVTTYGATDTDGTPSMQNFATIHQEQLKQQFAPTIGGFPNFPSFVQRRGVGLKLSSNPLNSTFFGNSRQNSEKMIENGWSTNANLPNMKGPTELSASDATKIETEESPGLSGAEKPKHFFAPLPSKLKKQTEESSPTVSHFGTGNSSSSGKTGSTVISKSQFTSQKGSVDLYVDGAIPYEGNLFNDKSEQRTFLSTDNLLITEVKPGTTNQLTKSMSWQDLPSKSHTASVNQSNGKQQILTRSDNTLDNISDSKPYKSYLNVTLKAPRVEQAVSPDIPEIPKLPTIDYRLFKNPFLRSFEPSTSYMNQNTVTRPLSVQVNDDNLCCYPPQSEVPTFNRVPFSERYRPVQSDKNRLLIPSNQLMNGKLMSPTSKPQIQVTSFERPSPHTLVGPPTPYEFNTMRRLNTNPYLHTQNLYQNVPFLPRGGLYPQRGMMYYDNLTLKVPAQTQTSIDGDSHQEDEHVFPHEGSVPSTPSGRRKRTIRKEKCSANKEQKPASPTVQRKYKKQSSVTSSEMPESPGKSTRKKPTRLSITTTTSEGQEDKNESRSSSSGQDSPKKEQMRRVSLYFNAKKRPSLTSMRTVRSGSLDIGREKEAMVLNSERERTNSVSSREIGSVKARKASTSSGNVPWCACWGNGCV